A stretch of DNA from Anaerobacillus isosaccharinicus:
TACTACTACTATTATTATTAGGCTAATATTTAATATTGACAGTAAAGGGGAAAAAAGATTACAATCAGAATTAACTAAATATTTATCCGTGTAATAAATACATGCTATGTAGTTATAGATTAGCCTTAGATTAATGCTATAGATTGGCAGTGATAAAAGGAAAATCTCGTCAAATCTACCTGGCATTGATTAAAGTAACCGGTATATTCCTATTCATATGTACGCAATGGAATATACTTTTTTGTTTTATATAAGTATTTTAATGAAAAAACGATGAGAATAGGGGGAATGAGCTTGGAAACGACTGGTCAGAAAAAAGGGCAGCTTGAGGCGGAAGTAAGTAAGGCCATTACTCAATGGGAAAAAGAGTATCTCGGTAGAGGACCACTTCAGGTGAAAACAGATATTTTACGAAACATGCTGATTGTACATCTCAAAGGCATTCTAACCCCTGCTGAAAAAGAATTAACGAAGACTGAACAAGGGCTTTTGTCTATTAAAAAAATCCGCGCTGATTTAATTGAAGCAGGAAATCATCATCTTAAAGAAATCATTCATACAGTTACTGGTGAAACAGTTGAAAGCTTTCATACTGATATAAGCACAAGAAACGCTGAACGAATTATTGTGTTTATCTTAGAAGGTAACTTAGAGAGAAAACTAACTGAATAATAGGTTGCTTAAGTAAGCACTGATTAGTGAATACGACAGAGACCAACGAGGATGCATTAATTCTTCGTTGGTCCTTTTTATTTAAAAAAGGAGGTAATATAATGTTAGATATGGTCATTCAAAACTTACTTTCGCCTGCGATCCTTTTCTTCATCCTTGGAATCATTGCAGCTATTGTCAGTTCAGATTTTGACTTACCTAAAGGTTTAGGGGAAGGCTTAAGTGCTTATTTATTAATTGCCATTGGACTCAAGGGAGGAATTGAACTTTCCAACTATTCATTGGCTGCAGTCTCTAAACCAATACTCGGAACAATCATTCTGGGTACGATCATCCCCATCATTACTTTATATGTACTTCGTCATTTTTTAAAGATGGATCTAAAAAATTCCATTGGTTTAGCCGCAACTTATGGTTCGGTGAGCATTGTTACTTACGGGGCAGCCATTAATTTCTTGGATAATTTAGCTATTTCATACGAAAGCTTCATGAATGCAATGGTTGTGGTTATGGAAATACCAGGAATTTTAGTCGCATTGCTTTTACTAGGCATTATCGAAAAGAAAGGTTCCACTTCTCCTGCATCACCCTTGAGAAACGTTGGGATTGTAGCTCAAAATCCTTTTTCGTTTATTAATGTGGAAGTATTAAAAGAAAGTTTTTTTGGAAAAAGCATTTTATTACTTGTTGGTAGTTTACTTATTGGTTTGATTGTGGGAACAAACGGTTTACCTATTATAAAGCCATTGTTTATCGACTTATATCAAAGTGTGCTTATTTTATTTTTATTGAACATGGGCCTAATGGCTGGGAAACGGTTAGCGGTCATTCGTCGTCATGGGTTAAAACTATTAGCTTTTGGACTTTTTATGCCAATTTTCTACGGCACTTTAGGTGCGCTTGTTGGGGTTACAGTCGGTCTATCTTTGGGAGGCGCAACATTAATGGGTGTTCTTGCTGCAAGTGCTTCTTATATTGCAGCACCAGCAGCACTTCGCACCTCTGTACCAGAAGCGGACCCGTCAATTTATTTAGGCTTAGCACTTGGCGTTACCTTTCCTTTAAACTTAACTATTGGAATTCCGCTCTATTACACAATTGCTGGTTGGCTTTTATAATCGTTTGACTGGAAAAAAATAATAGGCAGTGCATTGGCACTGCCCTCCCCATTTAGTTAGAAAAACTGTTTCTTCCCTTGTTCTTCTTTTAATATTTCAACAGCTTCTCTAAATCTCAGTGAGTGAACAATTTCTCGTTCTCTTAAAAAACGTAAGCTATCATTGATATCAGGATCATCAGATATATCGATTAACCATTGATATGTTGCTCTAGCTTTCTCTTCAGCGGCAATATCTTCGTATAAATCGGCAATTGGGTCACCTTTTGCTTGGATATATGTTGCGGTCCATGGTACTCCTGCTGCATTCTCATAAAATAATGCTTTATCATGAACGACATAGTGATCCCCTAAGCCAGCTTGCTTCATTTGTTCAGGAGTTGCATCTTTTGTTAATTTATAAATCATTGTCGCAATCATTTCTAAATGCGCAAATTCTTCGGTTCCAATGTCCGTCAACAACCCAACTACTTTATCTGGGATTGTATAGCGTTGGTTTAAGTAACGAAGTGCGGCAGCTAGCTCTCCATCCGCCCCACCATACTGTTCCACTAGAAATTTTGCTAACATTGGATTACATTGACTGACTTTGACTGGATATTGTAATTTCTTTTCATAGATCCACATCTATTTGTATCCCCCCTCCTCTATATTTGCCAAGGCCACGGTCCCTCGCTCCAATTCCACGGATAACCACTAAAGCTATTCCCGTATTGTTGTAGTGGGCCATAAATTTGTTCTACTTGCTGTTTTAGTTGTTTACTAGCTTGAACAAAATGGTTAAATTGTTGTATTGCTTCTTGATCATTAGGATGGGTATCTAAATATAACGTTAATTCTAATAATACAAAATCGACCGCTTGTAGTTCTTGCATTAGGACATAAAACTCTTTCGGCAGTTGTTTATGCATCACTCAGCCTCCTCCTGCCTTTGATGTGGTTTGTAAGGACTATAATATGGGTTATACAATGCTGGCCATAAGGTACCAGCACAAAGTGCTTCCTGGGGTGAAAACTGCGGAAGCCCATAAGGTTGATAGCCCATATATAAGTGTGGCGGTGTTTCATATGACTTTACTTTTTGCGGCGGACACGGATCAAACGGACTGACATAGGGGGTATAACATTTTCTAGGTGTGTAATTTTGCATGACGTCGTTCCTCCCTTTACCCATTTTTTACACCAATAGAAAATATGTAAAAAAGGAGGAAATTAGAACAAAAAAAGCTAAGATGTTAAAAATAACATCCTAGCTCAAACGTTTGTTTATATTAGATACATTTATTAATTAGCGAACTCACTAGTTTAATAACCGTTTCATCTGTCCCAATAGTCGGACAGATAATGAACCTCTCATCGTTCACTTGTGATAAAAATCTTTCCATGTCCTTTAATAAAAGACCGTTGAATAAAAGGTAAGGTAAAATATAGATACGATCATAGCCCGACTGTTTCGCTTCGTGGACACGGTCCTGAAATGATGTATGTCCACCAACTAAGTAAGCTGTTTTAAGGTTGGAGAACCGAAGTTTTTCTCTTAACAATTGGCCGACCTTTTCACAATCGTTAATGGCTTCTTGATCATTACTACCTCTTCCTACTAGGATAATAAGTGATTTATCCCTCTTAGAAAACTGTTTTTCATTAAGCCTTTTTTCTAATATAGAAATTAGAACATCTTGAATTCCTAGTGGTTTCTCAATACGAAATGTAACTTCAGGAAAAAGTTCCCTCCCCTTTGATACTTCATTAGGAATATCTACTTTTGCATGCCCTGCTGTTAATAAAAGTAAAGGAAAGACAACGATCTCATTTGCACCTTTTTCTACACAAACCTTGATTTCATCTAAGATTGAGGGTGCTGCTAATTCTAGAAAAGCAAACCGAAACAAGGATGCATTACAGTCATTTCCTACGGCATTAGCAAATTGAGTAAATTGTTCATTTGACTTTTTGCGACGACTGCCATGGCCAACAAAAATAACTGTTTTCATACATTCTCTCCCCTTCTCTATAAGTTTATCTTTTCACCCTTGTCTATGAGCACGTCGGCTAAATTCTCTAGCAAATCACTTTTTTGATACACGTCTACATTAACTTTATACTGTTTTGCTGCTAAAAAGGCTGCTTCACTTATGCATATTACTTGGCAGGACTGAATAATTTCAAACGGATTTTGACCATCTGCCTTTACTTGCTCTATAAAGAGCTTTACCGAATTGGCTGTAGTAAAAACAAGTGTATTGAAACCTTCTTCCTCAACAATTCGCCCAAAAGCAACTGAGGAAGGGTGATGATGATTAAAATAGTGAGTAGCTAAATAATCACCTTTATAACCTAAATCAGAAACTAGTGGTCCAATCACTAAGCTATGCTGAACAGATGTTGATAGTTCTGATAAAAAACCTCGATCTTGCAATGCGTTACTAGTCTCAACATCCAAGCTATAAAATTTTCCTTTTAAACACCGAACATCAATCTTATTAGAAACAAGACTTGCAAAAAATAATTCAACACTCTCAATTGATGTAAATAAAATATCTTTATAACTAGCTACTTTCTCTAATTTATTTACATAAGATAGATCATTTGTTATAGGTATGCAATACTGCCTTGGGTACATTAGAACTTCTGCACCATGTTTTAATAAAGCCGTCGCTTGAGATTTTGTTCCATTTGGAAAAATCACTTTTTTTCCTAATAATAATTTATTTTCAAACCACTGTAATTGCTTACGTATAGCAACAATATTACCGACAAGAGTGATTGCAGGGTTGCTTATACAATGTTTTTCGACCTCACTAACAATGGACTGCAGGGTTCCTTCTACTACTCGTTGTCGACCTGTTGTTCCCCATTGAATAACTGCCACTTTTGTTGAAGATGGTTTACCATTGACTACTAATTGATGACAAATGTGAGAAAGATTTTTCACGCCCATGTAAAAAGCAATGGTATCAATGCCTTGGGCAAGTGCTTGCCAATTAATGAGAGGCTTGCCGTCCACTGACTTATCATGCCCAGTCACAACGGTAAAACTTGTTCCATACTCTCGGTGTGTGACAGGAATTCCTGCATAGGCAGCAGCCGCTATACCAGAAGTGATCCCAGGCACAATTTCATAACCGATCTCCTCTTGTCTAAGTGCTTCTGCCTCTTCACCTACTCTACCAAAAACTCCAGGATCGCCACCTTTTAACCGAACGACAAGTTTTCCTTGTTTAGCTTTTTCAACTAATAGATCATTGATTGCTTCTTGTCTTAAAATATGGCGATCAGGTAACTTGCCACAATAAACGAACTCGGTATTTGCACCTGCCTCTTGTAAAAGAAGCGGATTAACTAATCGATCGTAGAGAACAACTTCAGCTTTTTGAAGTACTTCTAACCCTTTAACTGTAATCAGTTTTTGATCTCCTGGTCCTGCTCCGACAAGATAAACAAATCCTTTTTTGCTCATGGCATTGTCACCCCTTTTTTAAGTGTAGAGTTTAAAACGTAGAGTTACGTTTGAGCTTCGAAGCAACTTTTACTTAACAACGAAGGCCGTGCCTTTATTTGTAACCTTTTTTCGTTCCTGTAAGACGATTTCTTTAATTTTTGGTAATTTTAAGAAGCTTGCTTCAACTTCGATCTCTGCTCTTTTAAATGCCTGATCATCACTTTCGGCGACAACTACAACCGTAATTTCTTCTTGATCAGTTAACACCTTAAAGTAGTATAAATTCATGATTTTAAGCCTCCGCTAGAATTTTATCTAACTCTCCTTGAAGAGTTTCTACTCCAACTCGCTTAGCAAAATCAAAGAAATTTTCACCTGGATGTTTTTCTTCTTTAAAGAATACAAATAGATCTTTTAACACAGCTGGTAAATTTTCCGAAGTAACACGACCTTTTAGCTTTTCATTAAACTTCGCGTGGTCTTTCTCTAACGTTCCACCTACATAAATTTCAAAAGCTTCAACCATTCCAGCTTCTTTCGTTTTCATTAGTACGCCTTGCAAACCAATATCTGCGATTTGGCGTTGCCCACATGAGTTCGGACAACCAACCATATGAATTCTTACAGGGACATCTAATTCGATTTGTTCATCTAAATATTCTGCAAGCTTACGCGTCGTTTCTTTCGTTTCAACCAGTGCTAAATTGCAATATTCAATTCCTGTACATGCTACAGAATAGCCAATGAAGCTCTTAGGCTTGATTGTAATTTTTTCGAATACAGGTTCAGCTAATAAGTCTGCCATTTTTCCATCTGGAACATTTGGAATGACGATGTTTTGTGAATTACACGTCCTTATTTCACCATTACCGTATTTTTTAGCAACTGTAGCCAGTTGGATTAACTGCTCAGAATTCATACGCCCAACAGGAACGTTGAAACCAGCATAGCTTAAACCCTCTTGTTTTTGCTGATGAACACCGTAAAAATAACCAGCATTCCATTCTTCAACTTTATCCTCACCCTTTAAATGAAGTTCACTACCGTATACTTCAAGGAGCTTTTCGCGGAATTTCTCTGGACCCCAATCTGCAATTAAAAACTTTAGACGAGCACGATGACGCTTCTGGCGATAGCCGTAGTCACGGTAAATCGTTGTAACTGCAATGGCTACATCCTTTACTTGTTCTGGAAGCACGAAAACATCTAATTCTTCAGCCAAGTACGGCTTAGAAGAAAGTCCACCACCAACTTTTACGTGGAAGCCAACTTGTTCAACGTCATCAATAACCTTCACAGCAGGTGTAAAGGCTAAACAATTAATCAGATCATGTCCTGCATTTTGAACATTTGCGGAAATGGACATTTTAAATTTACGAGGTAAGTTAGAGAAATCCTCATTTCTTTGGAAAAAATGATAAACTTCATTTACGATTTCTCGTGTATCCATTAACTCATTTCGATCAATTCCTGCTAATGGATTTCCAATAATTGTTCTCGGAATGTCGCCACAAGCCCCAATAGAGGACAAGCCTACTTCTCCTAAACGCTTATAAATATCGGGTAATTGCTCAATCGTCAACCAATGATATTGAATGGCTTGACGTGTAGTAATGTCGATAACATCGCGGCCGTAGTCTTTACCGATGTTGGCAAGTGTAAGCGCCTGTTCATTGGTGATAATACCTGTCGGGATATTCACCCTCATCATAAAGTAGCCAGCTTCTTTAGGTTTTTGTAGGTAAAGACCCGCCCATTTAAAATGTCCCCAATCTTCTTCGGGTATAGACGCAAACCCTTCTTTTGCATAACGGTCGATATCATTTAAAATATCTAAACCATCTTTTTTCAACTTGTGAATTTCTTCTTTACTTAACTTACTTTCGTCATTTGCCCAAATCTGTTCGTACGCCATAATCCGCCTCCTAAACTAGTAACCTACATTTTTATGCATAACTATTATTTTAGGGATCTTATCAATTGTTTATTAAAATGTAATCCCTAGTTATTTTATATGATTAATTGATATTTTAAGGCGACCACGTATGAAAGTCAAGAACAAAGCGCAAGCACCCTGGTTAGCCCCGACAAGCAAATGTTCTGACAAGCAACTTCTTGAATAATCATCTTGTAAGCTTTGCGACGAGTAACCGTAGGAGCAAGGAGTGTGCTTTTTCACTTTTTACCTAAGAAAAAGTGAAATCCTTTTTCCTCGGCAGGTTATTTGACCTCGAGGGGCTGGGGGCTGGAGCTAGACTATTACTGTTAGTAAACTTATCCACAGGTAAATAAACTTATAATTTCCTACACTAAAAAAGAAAACAGGTCAGCATTCAACGCTGACCCGTTTATTCATTACAAAGTTGCAATAAACCTCTCAAAGCGGTTACAGCCTTCTTCAAGAATTTCCATACTATAAGCGTAAGATAAACGAAGATAACCTTCACCATAGCCGGAAAAAGCTGAGCCTGGTACACAAGCAACTTTTCCCTCTTCCAAGAGTCGAATAGCAAACTCCTCTGCATTTAAGCCGAATTTAGCAATGGATGGAAATAAATAAAATGCTCCCTCTGGTTTAACGACTTCAATTCCCATCGATACTAAGCGATCATAGACATAATCACGGCGCTTTTCGTATTCCCCTCTCATCGCTGACGCATCATCAACACCTTTGGTTAAGGCTTGCACTGCAGCCCATTGTGAAATCGAGCTCGCGCAGCTTACGTTGTATTGATGAACTTTCAACATATGCTTCGCAATATTTTCCGGAGCGAAGACGAAACCAACCCGCCAGCCTGTCATTGAATGAGATTTAGATAATCCATTAATAATGATTGTCTTCTCTTTCATTCCTGGAAACGAGGCGATTGAATAATGTTTTTGACCATATACTAATTCACTGTATATTTCATCAGAGAGAACAAAAACATTACGATCTTGTAATACTTGAGCGATTTCTGCTAACTCTGTTTTTGTTAGAATACACCCGGTTGGATTTGAAGGGTACGGT
This window harbors:
- a CDS encoding spore coat associated protein CotJA: MQNYTPRKCYTPYVSPFDPCPPQKVKSYETPPHLYMGYQPYGLPQFSPQEALCAGTLWPALYNPYYSPYKPHQRQEEAE
- a CDS encoding sirohydrochlorin chelatase, coding for MKTVIFVGHGSRRKKSNEQFTQFANAVGNDCNASLFRFAFLELAAPSILDEIKVCVEKGANEIVVFPLLLLTAGHAKVDIPNEVSKGRELFPEVTFRIEKPLGIQDVLISILEKRLNEKQFSKRDKSLIILVGRGSNDQEAINDCEKVGQLLREKLRFSNLKTAYLVGGHTSFQDRVHEAKQSGYDRIYILPYLLFNGLLLKDMERFLSQVNDERFIICPTIGTDETVIKLVSSLINKCI
- a CDS encoding DUF3906 family protein — encoded protein: MNLYYFKVLTDQEEITVVVVAESDDQAFKRAEIEVEASFLKLPKIKEIVLQERKKVTNKGTAFVVK
- the cobA gene encoding uroporphyrinogen-III C-methyltransferase; protein product: MSKKGFVYLVGAGPGDQKLITVKGLEVLQKAEVVLYDRLVNPLLLQEAGANTEFVYCGKLPDRHILRQEAINDLLVEKAKQGKLVVRLKGGDPGVFGRVGEEAEALRQEEIGYEIVPGITSGIAAAAYAGIPVTHREYGTSFTVVTGHDKSVDGKPLINWQALAQGIDTIAFYMGVKNLSHICHQLVVNGKPSSTKVAVIQWGTTGRQRVVEGTLQSIVSEVEKHCISNPAITLVGNIVAIRKQLQWFENKLLLGKKVIFPNGTKSQATALLKHGAEVLMYPRQYCIPITNDLSYVNKLEKVASYKDILFTSIESVELFFASLVSNKIDVRCLKGKFYSLDVETSNALQDRGFLSELSTSVQHSLVIGPLVSDLGYKGDYLATHYFNHHHPSSVAFGRIVEEEGFNTLVFTTANSVKLFIEQVKADGQNPFEIIQSCQVICISEAAFLAAKQYKVNVDVYQKSDLLENLADVLIDKGEKINL
- a CDS encoding spore coat protein CotJB, with protein sequence MHKQLPKEFYVLMQELQAVDFVLLELTLYLDTHPNDQEAIQQFNHFVQASKQLKQQVEQIYGPLQQYGNSFSGYPWNWSEGPWPWQI
- a CDS encoding manganese catalase family protein, whose translation is MWIYEKKLQYPVKVSQCNPMLAKFLVEQYGGADGELAAALRYLNQRYTIPDKVVGLLTDIGTEEFAHLEMIATMIYKLTKDATPEQMKQAGLGDHYVVHDKALFYENAAGVPWTATYIQAKGDPIADLYEDIAAEEKARATYQWLIDISDDPDINDSLRFLREREIVHSLRFREAVEILKEEQGKKQFF
- a CDS encoding sodium-dependent bicarbonate transport family permease, with protein sequence MLDMVIQNLLSPAILFFILGIIAAIVSSDFDLPKGLGEGLSAYLLIAIGLKGGIELSNYSLAAVSKPILGTIILGTIIPIITLYVLRHFLKMDLKNSIGLAATYGSVSIVTYGAAINFLDNLAISYESFMNAMVVVMEIPGILVALLLLGIIEKKGSTSPASPLRNVGIVAQNPFSFINVEVLKESFFGKSILLLVGSLLIGLIVGTNGLPIIKPLFIDLYQSVLILFLLNMGLMAGKRLAVIRRHGLKLLAFGLFMPIFYGTLGALVGVTVGLSLGGATLMGVLAASASYIAAPAALRTSVPEADPSIYLGLALGVTFPLNLTIGIPLYYTIAGWLL
- a CDS encoding DUF2294 domain-containing protein — encoded protein: METTGQKKGQLEAEVSKAITQWEKEYLGRGPLQVKTDILRNMLIVHLKGILTPAEKELTKTEQGLLSIKKIRADLIEAGNHHLKEIIHTVTGETVESFHTDISTRNAERIIVFILEGNLERKLTE
- a CDS encoding nitrite/sulfite reductase; the protein is MAYEQIWANDESKLSKEEIHKLKKDGLDILNDIDRYAKEGFASIPEEDWGHFKWAGLYLQKPKEAGYFMMRVNIPTGIITNEQALTLANIGKDYGRDVIDITTRQAIQYHWLTIEQLPDIYKRLGEVGLSSIGACGDIPRTIIGNPLAGIDRNELMDTREIVNEVYHFFQRNEDFSNLPRKFKMSISANVQNAGHDLINCLAFTPAVKVIDDVEQVGFHVKVGGGLSSKPYLAEELDVFVLPEQVKDVAIAVTTIYRDYGYRQKRHRARLKFLIADWGPEKFREKLLEVYGSELHLKGEDKVEEWNAGYFYGVHQQKQEGLSYAGFNVPVGRMNSEQLIQLATVAKKYGNGEIRTCNSQNIVIPNVPDGKMADLLAEPVFEKITIKPKSFIGYSVACTGIEYCNLALVETKETTRKLAEYLDEQIELDVPVRIHMVGCPNSCGQRQIADIGLQGVLMKTKEAGMVEAFEIYVGGTLEKDHAKFNEKLKGRVTSENLPAVLKDLFVFFKEEKHPGENFFDFAKRVGVETLQGELDKILAEA
- a CDS encoding aminotransferase A → MEHLINTQVKNIQISGIRQFFNRVAQFPDAIQLTIGQPDFPTPEHIKEAGKKAIAENKTGYTKNAGLDELCLAATNFIEFKYKLTYNPKTEVITTIGASQGIDIAFRTILEEGSEVILPGPVYPAYEPIIKMCGGIPVYADTRETGFKITAKQIESLITSKTRCVMLPYPSNPTGCILTKTELAEIAQVLQDRNVFVLSDEIYSELVYGQKHYSIASFPGMKEKTIIINGLSKSHSMTGWRVGFVFAPENIAKHMLKVHQYNVSCASSISQWAAVQALTKGVDDASAMRGEYEKRRDYVYDRLVSMGIEVVKPEGAFYLFPSIAKFGLNAEEFAIRLLEEGKVACVPGSAFSGYGEGYLRLSYAYSMEILEEGCNRFERFIATL